The genome window GAAGCACGGGCCCATAGCCTTGATAGATAGGGACATGCCGGTTGTGGCCCTGGCGCCAATGGATCATGTGTATGAAAAGATGATCAGCAATATAGAAGAGGTAAGGTCAAGGCGTGGGATTGTGATAGCCTTTGGTGAAGATGGCGATACCCGTCTTGCGGAGATGGCCAAATATGTGGTATCTGTCCCAAGGCCATCAGATGGTGATATAAATCCATTTCTTTATGTAGTACCTTTACAGCTCATGGCCTATGAGATAGCAGCAGCCAGGGGTTGTGATGTTGATCAGCCGAGGAATCTGGCAAAGAGTGTTACAGTTGAATGATAAGTTTGTCTGTAGCAGGGTCTTAATGAAAGATGGGGTGTATGATACAGAAAGATACAGTGCGTTTTAAAAAAATCTTGGTTACAGGCGCGGCTGGGTTTATAGGTTTCCATCTTTCAAAGCGGCTTTTGCAAGAAGGCAGGGAGGTTATTGGGTTCGACAATTTTAATGACTATTACCCCCCATCCATAAAAGAAGACAGGGCGAGAGAGCTTATCCCGTTTCCTAAATTTAAGATGGTCCGTGCAGATCTCTCCGATAGAGAGGCCATGGCAACCCTCTTTGAATCGGAACGCTTTGATGCAGTGGTAAATCTGGCCGCACAAGCCGGGGTACGCTATTCCGTTGAAAATCCATATTCATATGTTGACACAAATCTCGTTGGTTTTGCAAACGTCCTTGAAGGGTGCCGTCATACCGGTGTGAAACACCTGATCTTTGCATCCTCCAGCTCGGTCTATGGTGCAAATACCAGGCTGCCATTTTCAGTCCATGATAACGTCGATCATCCAATTTCACTCTATGCAGCAACAAAAAAGGCTAACGAGCTTATGGCCCACACATACGCCCATCTCTATGGCCTTCCATCAACCGGCCTGCGTTTTTTTACAGTGTACGGTCCATGGGGGCGACCTGATATGGCGCTTTTTTTGTTCACCAAGGCCATCCTTGAAGATAGACCGATAGACGTCTTTAATTTTGGCAAGATGCGGCGTGATTTTACTTACATAGATGATATAATCGAGGGCGTGATAAGGATTGTGGACAAGGTGCCCGATCCAAACCCAGAATGGAACGGGGCGGCCCCTGATCCGGCAACAAGCTACGCCCCATACAGGATATACAACATAGGGAACAACAAACCGGTTGAGTTGATGTATTTCATAGAGGTTGTTGAACGGTGCCTTGGAAAAAAGGCAAAGAAAAATCTCCTTCCTTTACAACCAGGTGATGTGTCTGTAACCTATGCGGACATATCGGACCTGGAAAGGGATATAGGCTTTAAGCCACAGATACCCCTTGAGGATGGTATTCCAAGGTTTATAGATTGGTACAAAAAATACTACGAGATTGGCGGGTGATTGATCGAGATGCATATTACAGTAATTGGTACGGGGTATGTAGGTCTGGTGGCGGGCGCCGGACTCGCCGATTTCGGGATGCACGTCATCTGTGTGGATAAGGACAAAGATAAGATAGATAAGCTTATTGCTGGTGAAATGCCATTTTATGAACCCGGTCTCAAGGAGTTGGTGGATAGGAATGTTGCAAACAAAAGGCTTTCGTTTTCCATTGAGCTCGCACCGGCGGTTGAACAATCACTAGTTATTTTTTTGGGTGTTGGTACCCCATCCGATGGACGTGGCGGGGTTGATTTGTCTGCCGTCAAGTCGGCGGCGCTTGAGCTTGCATCGGCGGTGAATGATTATAAGGTGGTAGTCACAAAGAGCACGGTCCCTGTGGGCACCAACCGATGGATCAAGGCCCTTATAGATGAGAATAAAAAGCAGCCGGTCGAGGTGGATATTGTTTCAAATCCGGAATTTTTGAGGGAGGGGGCTGCGGTTGAGGACTTTATGCGCCCAAATCGCGTTGTCTTGGGCTCTGATAGCCCAAGGGCGCTTGCTATTGTGAAAGACATATACAGACCCCTGTATCTCATTGAGACACCGTTTGTAGTTACTGGCCTTGAGACCGCTGAAATCATAAAATATGCATCAAATGCCTTTCTCGCCACCAAGATATCCTTCATCAATGAGGTGGCAAACCTGTGCGAAAAGGCCGGCGCGGATGTCCACGATGTTGCAAGGGCGATGGGGCTTGATAGGCGCATCGGCCCTAAATTCCTTCACCCTGGTCCTGGCTTCGGCGGTTCATGTTTTCCAAAGGATACAGAGGCATTTGTCAAGATGGGGAGGGATCTTGGGTCTCCATTGAGGATTGTTGAGGCGGTCATGGATGTGAATGCCGCACAGAAAGACCGTATGGTTGAAAAGACCGAGGCGATACTTGGCGGAGAGCTTGGCGGTAGAAAGATAGCGGTCCTGGGTCTTTCTTTTAAACCCAATACAAGCGATATACGTGAGGCGCCGGCCATTCATCTGGTAGATGCCTTTATCAAAAAGGGGGCGAGGGTATCTGCCTATGATCCAGCGGCAATGAATGAATTCAAGCGCATATTCAGCGTTGACCAGGTCGCCTATACCTCTGACCCATATGAGGCCGTAGAGGGGGCGGATGTCATGGTGCTGGTCACGGAATGGAATGAGTTTAGAAATCTCGATCTGATGAAGGTCAAGGAGCTTATGGCGACCCCTGCGATTGTGGACCTGAGAAACGTATATGACCCGTTCAAGGTAAGGGAGATCGGGTTCTGTTACAGCTGTGTTGGAAGGGGCGTGTCTTCGTCGGGATTGTGTCAATAACGATCGTGGGGTACCAAAAAAATCTGTTGCAAAATTACGCCATCCCTACATACCTTTTGTTTTTTTGAGGGGGACAACTGGAATCTGGCTTTACAAAGACAGTAAGTCAGGCGAATCCGTGATAAACCTTTCCAGGTCGGACGGATTGTCAATATCTGGAATCCACATAGAAGAGAGCGATTTTAACTGAGGCCAAGGGAATCCCGGGGTCCATATCAACGACATCAAAATGTCATAGTCACCCTTGAGAGACCGATGTTTCGGCAATTAATGATCGCTGGTAAAGATATCAAAAAATATCAATCGTCATACCCCCTTGCTCTCTGGAAATATGAATGAACCGGCATGAATTATGTTTCACGTGAAACAATGACAAACCTATCTTCCCAAAGGACATCCATTATAGCAATAGCAAATCAGAAGGGCGGCGTAGGAAAAACTACGACCGCTGTCAATCTGGCCGCAGGCCTTGCCATGCTCGGACAGTCAGTGTTGCTTGTGGACTGTGACGCACAGGGAAACGCCACCAGTGGTATGGGTCTTTCATCGCGCCAAATTGATCCGCATCTGTATCACATGCTTGTTGGGACCTCTGGCTCGGCCGGTGTGGTGCGTCATACGGCCGTGGCGAATCTAGACATCCTGCCTTCCAATACCGACCTTGTCGGAATAGAACTTGATCTGGCCGAGAGGCAGGAGAGGGAAGGTGTATTAAAGAATGCACTCAGTGGTCTCGATCATTACGATTTTATTATCCTAGATTGCCCACCTTCGTTGGGGCTTATGACCATAAATGCCCTTGTTGCATCAAATGCAGTACTCATACCACTCCAGTGCGAATACTTCGCCCTTGAAGGCCTTAGCCAGCTGGTTCAGACCATCCGTCTTGTAAAACACAATTTTAATCCGATGTTGCACATAGAAGGGATATTGCTTACGATGTATGATCACCGTATCCGCCTTGGCTATCAGGTTGCCATGGAGGTCAGGACCCATTTTAGGGATTTGGTCTATAGAGCGACTATTCCCAGAAATATAAGGCTTAGTGAGAGCCCAAGCCACGGACAGCCCATATTTTTGTATGATCCGAGATCCAAAGGCGCAGAGGCATATCTTTCGTTTGCCAGGGAGTTTCTTTCAAGACATAGGAGGGGTTTATGAAGTTTAAAGGGGGACTTGGTAAGGGGCTCGGCGCCCTTATTGCTGAAGGTGATATTTATGACGCAGGCAGCCCTGGTTTTTTCCAGTGTCCGATAGAAAAGATCCATCCCAACCCGAATCAGCCGAGGAAGGAGATGAATGGCGCCGCCCTTGAAGGCCTTGCGGCATCCATAAAAGAGAAAGGGGTGCTTCAGCCGCTTGTTGTAAGGGAGGTCTCATCCGGTCGGTATGAGATCGTTGCTGGAGAGAGGCGATGGCGGGCTGCCCAGATGGCCGGGTTAAAGACCATCCCTGTGGTGATAAAAGATGTAAGTCCCAACGAGGTCTTGGAGCTTGCGCTTATCGAGAACATCCAGAGGCAGGATTTGAACCCGCTTGAGGAGGCGATGGCCTATAAGAGGCTTGTGGATGAAGTGGGGCTTACACAGGCCCAGGTTGCCTCGAGGGTGGGTCGAGATAGGGCTACAGTCGCCAATTTTTTGAGGCTGTTGCAGCTTCCGGACTATGCACAGAGGGATCTTGTGGAGGGTAGGCTCACTATGGGGCATGCTCGTACACTCTTGATGGCAAACGATGCAGATACCATGCGCATGATGAGGGATCAGATCGTCTCAAAAGGGCTTTCGGTGAGACAGGCAGAGGACCTTGCTAGAAGGCTTTTATTGCGTGGCGCTGGAAGGAAGGCAAGACAACCTTCTATTTCTGACCCTGACATAGAAGGTATTGCAAAGGAACTTAGTGCCTCCCTTGGCCTTACCGTGAAGATATCCCATGGACAAAAAGGTGGCCGTATAGAGATACGCTACAAGGACCTCGATGAGTTTGAACGGATCAGATACATTTTAAAGGCCGTATAAACAGCTATAATTTCTTGGAAAGATTCCAAATTGCCCCTTCCATGGTGTTTAATCCATCCTGTCAAGGTATGGAAGGGAGATTTAAATCCATTTCCAAATCCTTTCTCCAAAGGGGTAAAAGACAACTTCCGATGTAGGATAAAAATTAATCCCCTTGATGTGGAGAGGGACAGATTGATGGTGGTTATCTCGCGCCTTACTGTCGAACAAAATCGTTAATCTTGGAGATTTTTTAAAATGTCAGCACCCTATCGCTTTCGGCGATCAACCGGTACAGGTCGGCCTGTTTGGCCCTTTTGTGATATCCTTCCTCCACGCCGTGGAGGTCAAGGAGCTTGCCTCAGGAAGCAAGGCGCCTTCGGATAGAGTGAACAGTTTGGCGAGATTGGTCAGGGGGTATCTTTCCGAGGCCAATATCTGGTAGTTGACAGACGGGCCATTAAGAAAGATGGTGACATCATCCATCTGCTCGAGCATTAGATTTCCCATGCGAAAGGCATTCCAGAGGATCTCAGGATCACCACTGCATGCCATCAATGTTACTTTCATGACAGCTCCTCCTTTTTGTTATTGTGCCTCTTTTTTATAGCCGCAGCCTTTAACTGGGCACCTCAGCGTCCTTTTCCCGTCCCTCCCGATCTTTGCGACCAATATGGGCGAGCCACAGTTAGGGCATTTTTCATTAACCGGTTCATCCCAACTTACATATTGGCACTCTGGATATCTGTTACAGCTATAAAAGGTGCGGCCAGTCTTAGATCTCTTTTTTACTATCTGTCCGCTGCATCCTGGATTTGGACATGGCACACCGGTTGTTAGGGGTTTTGTGTTTTTGCATTCAGGATAGCCTGAACAGGCGATGAATTCACCAAATCTTCCCTTTTTCACCACCATCGGACGCCCGCATTTTTCGCATATTCCAGCCGATGGATGGGATGTCTCCTTGCCTATTGGTTTTATTTGACCCCTTTCATCCCTTGTGAAGTCGCTTGTATTTTTACAGACAGGATAGGCTGAGCAAGCAAGAAATTCCCCTGTCTTCCCATATTTAATGACCATCGGGGCACCGCATTTGTCGCACTTAATGGCGGTTTCTATGCCGACCCACTTTATTGACTTCATCTCGGTCTTTGCAGTATCAAGGCTCTCTTTAAATGGGGCGTAAAACCCCTTTAGGACCTCAAGCCATGACAATTTTCCCTCTTCGATCTCATCGAGCTGTCTTTCCATATCGGCCGTAAATCCTGTATCGAGTATGCCTGAGAAATGTCCAACCAGGAGGTCTGTAACTATAAAACCAAGCTCCGTCGGCAAAAGATGCCCTTGTTCCATGCGGACATATTCCTTTTCTTGAATGGTCGAAAGGATTGTTGCATATGTGCTTGGCCTGCCTATACCCTTTTCTTCGAGGGTTTTGATAAGGCTTGCCTCTGTGTATCTGGGCGGAGGCTGGGTGAAGTGTTGCTTTGGAATGATATCTATGAGGTCCAGATTTTCACCTTCGGAAAGGGGTGGGAGATCAACCGGACCTGTATCGTCATCGGCACCTACCTGTTCATCTTTTTTCTCCGAGTACATGGCGGTAAAACCGAGAAATCTCATTATTGAGCCAGTAATTTTCAGCATATAGGGCCCTGCCTCTATGTCCACTTGTGTTTGGTCCAATATTGCAGGGGCCATTTGGGACGCTACAAATCTCTTCCAGATGAGTTCGTAGAGTGCGAGGGCATCCTTGGAAAGGTATGTAGTCATGGCCTCGGGTGTCCTTAAGATAGATGTGGGTCTTATGGCCTCATGGGCGTCCTGGGCCAATCTGCCTGTTTTGTAGCTCGGCGCCTTGGGCGGCACATAATCCTTTCCAAACATCTCTTTTATGAAGTCCCTGGCTGCATCGACGGCTTCACTAGCAAGTCTTGTAGAGTCTGTCCTCATGTAGGTGATAAGACCTACAGGGCCTTCTTCGCCGATGTCTATGCCCTCATATAGCATCTGCGCGATGGTCATGGTCTTCTTCGCCGAAAACCTGAGTCTTCTGGCTGCCTCTTGCTGAAGCGTGCTGGTTATAAATGGAGGGGCAGGCTGACGCCTCTTTTCTTTTTTTTGTATCTTTAAGACCTTGAACGCGGCGTTTTTTAGAAAGTCCGCTATTTCTCTTGCGGCATCTTCGTTGTTGATGATAAGCTTTTTGCCATTTTTTGCCGTTACCCTTGCAACAAATTCAGGTGGATGTCCGGCTTTGAGTTTCACCTGGATGGTCCAGTATTCCTCAGGGACAAATGTACGTATCTCTCTTTCCCTGTCGCACACAATCCTTACAGCCACTGACTGGACCCTGCCGGCCGAAAGACCTCTTTTTACCTTGTCCCAGAGTATCGGGGATATCTGGTAACCAACCAGTCTGTCAAGTATGCGCCTTGCCTGCTGTGATTCGAATTTGTTTTTGTTCAATTCTACAGGGGCACTTATGGCCTCCTTTATCCCCTTTTCTGTGAGCTCTCTGAATAGCACTCTGTGGAATTTCACCGGTTTTTTGCCGTTTCCTGCAAGTTCGTCAGCTATATGCCACGCTATCGCCTCTCCTTCACGGTCAGGATCAGGTGCCAAGTATATATCCTGTACGCCTGAGGCGGCTGCCTTGAGTTCCTTTAAGACCTTGGCCTTGCCCCGAATCGTCTCATAATGCGGGGTAAAGTCGTTTTCGATATCAACGCCGAGCGACTTGGCTGGAAGATCCTTGATATGACCAAGGGATGCCCTTACATCAAAACCATTTCCGAGGTATCGTTTTATTGTTCGGACCTTTGTCGGAGATTCAACGATAATAAGACTCTTGCCCATTATATTTTTAGTCCTTATTTTTTTTGATACATTTGGCCAGGCAGGACCTGGATGAGGTCTTTCAGCTCCATCTGTAGCAATATGCCGTTTACCTGGGCGACCGGAAGGCCGCTTGAATGTACAATTTCATCTATGTGTACCGGATAAGCGTCGAGCATATTATATAAAAGCCTCTCTTCCGGCCCTAGAGACATAATATTGGGCCTGTTCGGCACATCGGGTTCTGCATGGCCGGTCTGAAAGATACAGAAACCATCGAGTATATCTGTTGCATTTTCAACTAATCGTGCACCTTGCTTTATAAGCCAATGGCTTCCTGTGCTCCCGTTTGAGTAAATACTGCCTGGAACCGCCATCACCTCTCGGCCCTGTTCGAGTGCGCAGGATGCAGTGATCAGGGAGCCGCTCTTAAGGCCTGCCTCGATTACTACAACTGCCAGACAGAGTCCGCTTATTATTCTGTTCCGTATAGGGAAGTTTTTCGGCTCCGGCGCTGTACCGGGCGGAAATTCGGTTATGATAGCGCCACTTGATGTTATGCGCTTAATAAAGGCCTTGTCGTGCCTGGGATATGGCACATCTATACCGCATCCCTTTACAGCTATGGTGACGCCACCTGATTTGAGTGTGGCCTCATGGGCCGCAAAGTCTATGCCAGGGGCAAGTCCAGAGACCACCGTAATTCCTTTTTCGGCAAGCCCGGATGCGATCTCGCTGGCCGCCTTGATGCCATATGCACTGGCCTTCCTGGAGCCGATTACTGCAACAGCCTTGCCGTTGAGGACATTGCGGTCTCCAAGCCCATATAGTATGGCCGGTGGATCAGGTATCTGCCCCAGGGGTTTTGGGTATTCTTTATCGCGATAGGTTATCGTCCAAACCCCAAGCCCTTCAATCGTCTCCATGCAACGTTTGTGGAGACGCCAATCCGGACCAGCCAAAATGGCATTTTTGAGTCTGATAGAGAGCCACCCGGTAGCGTCGAGTTCAGAGGTCTGTGCCTTCAGCACAGCCTCTGGCGAGCCGAAATGGTCCACCAATCTCCTGAGGGTAATGCTCCCTATGCCGGGCACAATCTGCAGAGCCACCCATGGACTAATTGCGTTGGATTGATATTTGAGCATTTTGACCGCTGCAGTATTTGTGGAAGGATCTGGTGGTATGTATGACATGCGAGAGACTAAAAAAGAGTTTTTATCTCGCGTCAAGCAGATATCACCAACCAGGTCATTTTAATGGATTCAGCAGGTCGTAGCAGATATCACCAACCATCGTTAATTTGGTTTGTTATATTGTAGGTTTTACAACTCGCCCCGAACGAATACACTGAGTACAAACGCGGATGTGCCGCGTCTGGCCATTTACAAGGGCCTTGACGCGTTGCAGGTTTGGAAGCCAACGCCTTAGGGTGCGGTTGTTGGCATGGCTTACCTTGCAGCCTATTCCAGGTCTTTTACCGCATATTTCGCATGTCTTGGACATAGAGACCTCTTAAAAATAGGGATTTTGATTTTAGGCTATATAAACCGATCAGATCCTAAATGCAAGCATTTCCATTATCTTAAAACAATTTGGCGGCGACAAACCGCTGTTGCGATTAAATCCTGTTCCTGATTACAAGACCGATATTGTGCGCACATTCCGTCGTCCATCACATGATCGGGCCAGAGGGCCGCAATTTATTTAAATCGCGAAAGGCGGATATCTTCAAAAAGATAACCAATTATTTCTTGCGGGCGGTTAGATGTCTATGCGTCTATAGGGCTGGATAAGAGGGGCGGACGATCCGCCCCTCTTGGGGCAAGAAAGACTCAGAACCTGTAGGTCAGGACCCCTAGAACGGACTGGACCTCAGTGCCTTGATCGCCATAAACGTATGGTTCTTTGTCTGTAAATTTGTCATAGAAATAGTGCAACCCCAGCCCAATGGTATTTGTAAGGCGATAGGTTGCACCAAATGTGAAATCGAATTCTGAGAAGTCGAGATTTGAATAGTTTTGTATGCCGTTTATGTATGCAACATCATAGAGATATGGCATGTTGGGATTGAGAGAACTGACATTATAATCAAGCTTTACATCCCCTGTTGGATACATGCTTGCAAAGAAGAAGTCCTTAATGCTGCCCATGCCTTTTGTGTAGCTCAGGGTGGCGTTTAGGCCGATCTTCGGCGCCGGTTTGATGTCTGTACCAACCATAAAGGTGTGTGCCTCTGTCCTGTAGTTCATATTAGTGTGTTCAGAGCCAAACTGGCTCGATGTTATGAGGTTCCCTCACCCGTCATAGACGGCTATGCAATACATGGACTCGTATTTGTCGTAGAAATAGTTATAGCCTGCACTGAAGGCCATCTTTTCGTTCGGAGCCAGCACCAGGTTCAATCCGCCGGTGAAGAGATTCTGATGCCAATCTCTGCCGTCTACCTCGTTATTGTTTCCTATGCGGTATTTTGCATAGAGGTTTGTAAAGAGTATTTGGATGGGCGACCACCCTGCCTTGAGCCCTATTTCATGAAGCCTGTTGGGCATATTGCTCCTTGTCCCAGTTCTTGCATCATAGATATTGGGTGCATAGGTTCTGTAATAATTCCAGTTGTCTGTGGCCGGACCAGCATAGGTGGCAAATTGTCCGCTAGGGGCGCACACTGCCTTGTAAAGGGCATAGACATCGTTTGCAAGCATAAGCTTATATCCAAGGTTGAACCTGGGCCCATTGTTTAACTGCCAGTCCCCGGCAAGTCTAAATATGTGTTCATCTGTGTCGTGCGGTACATTGTGCTCCTTATTGTTTTCTCTTTCTTCCCGACGATATTCATAGCCGCCCATGATTGCAATCGTGCAGCTGAGCTTGTAGGTCAGATCAACGCCGCCTGTATAGAGGTTCAGGTCATAGCCCGATTTTCTTGTAAAATCGTATGTTGAAAAGGGTTCGTTTTTAAATGCATCAATCTGTCTCTGGTCGTTTACGTTTATGAAGACGTTGTCGTTGTTGAGTGTTTGATATCTTACTTGCGCAGTCAAGGACAATTTTTTGGTTATGCGGCTATGTATCTTGGCGAAGAGCGAGCCGCTCTTAAGATCAAGGTCTTTGCCGTAATTGCCCAGGAGTGCATTGTATGATGAATCTGTGCCTCGGTTTGTGCTCACAGAATATACAGCCCCGGCCATTACGGTATTCTTCTTGTCTATATCGTAGCGTAGTTTTAGGCTGTGGCTGTCTTTGGTAGACTCTGGCGTGCGGTCGAATGGAAGCGCACCGTATGTCCCGTCGAACTGGAGTTTCGGGCCGAAGGGTGCAACGTGTGCACTTGCTAACTTATTATAATTATTATACATTTTGTCGCCGCTGTCATCAAATTCCCTGTGCATATATGAATAGTCTATTACAAGGGCCTCAAGTCTCAGAGAGAGTTTGGGTATGAAATCATTCGTGAGTTCATTTATATCTTTTGAATAGGCCTCTATATGACATGCTGAACACTTGCTCATGGTGCGCGACTGGACACAGCCTGTCCTTTTTTCCATTCTGTGATCAAAACCGAGTTTCAGTTCTGGTATCTGGGGTATATTGAAGACTATGCGGCTGTTCCACTCGGAGCGGGTAACCGAATAGTCATCTCCTGGTCCGTGATCCGTGTAATATACGGCGGCGGCCCCTATTATGCTCTGTCCGGCGGTTATGGCTGTGCCGTCAGGATTTTTCCCGGGGATTGGGCTTGAAAAAGGTAATCCTACAGGGGCGCCTGGCGTGCCTGCCCCTTTAAATATGTGTGCTTCAAGATTTTCCAGTTTGTCATGGTCTAGGCGGTGCATGAATTTGTTGTAGTCGGTCTTGTAAAGGATTATTCGATTAAGCGAGAGATCGCCCCTATACTCCTGGTCTTCCGAATCTTGATATCTTGCAGAGCCATCCAGGTCAAGATTGCCCCCCTATATTTGAATCTGCCGTTAAGGTCCCAGTTCGAACCTTTATCATAGATGCTTTGATATTCAGCGGCGCCCTTGGCCCCCTGCTCCTTTCCTTTCAGTTTGTCGTTTAAAGAGCCGCCGACCGTTATTTCACCCTCGATCGGTTTTTCATCATCCGCCAAGACCGGCGTGAAACAGATAAACAAAAGACCGACAGCGATTATCAAGTAAAGATAAACATTACTCATGTTCATGTCCTTATCCCCCTTATCATCTTGTAAGGCCCTTGCCCTGGCCGGCTACAGATTGTGATGGCATATCGGAGCCGTGGACCCTTGGGTGACACTGCGTGCATTTGGTCATGAACGATTTTTGGAAGCCGCGATCGGTCGCAGCGATCTGATTTGTTGGATCGCCAGGCACGGTTACGGGGAATTGGCTGTTCGAGGCCCTTGCT of Dissulfurimicrobium hydrothermale contains these proteins:
- a CDS encoding NAD-dependent epimerase, which gives rise to MIQKDTVRFKKILVTGAAGFIGFHLSKRLLQEGREVIGFDNFNDYYPPSIKEDRARELIPFPKFKMVRADLSDREAMATLFESERFDAVVNLAAQAGVRYSVENPYSYVDTNLVGFANVLEGCRHTGVKHLIFASSSSVYGANTRLPFSVHDNVDHPISLYAATKKANELMAHTYAHLYGLPSTGLRFFTVYGPWGRPDMALFLFTKAILEDRPIDVFNFGKMRRDFTYIDDIIEGVIRIVDKVPDPNPEWNGAAPDPATSYAPYRIYNIGNNKPVELMYFIEVVERCLGKKAKKNLLPLQPGDVSVTYADISDLERDIGFKPQIPLEDGIPRFIDWYKKYYEIGG
- a CDS encoding UDP-glucose dehydrogenase family protein; this translates as MHITVIGTGYVGLVAGAGLADFGMHVICVDKDKDKIDKLIAGEMPFYEPGLKELVDRNVANKRLSFSIELAPAVEQSLVIFLGVGTPSDGRGGVDLSAVKSAALELASAVNDYKVVVTKSTVPVGTNRWIKALIDENKKQPVEVDIVSNPEFLREGAAVEDFMRPNRVVLGSDSPRALAIVKDIYRPLYLIETPFVVTGLETAEIIKYASNAFLATKISFINEVANLCEKAGADVHDVARAMGLDRRIGPKFLHPGPGFGGSCFPKDTEAFVKMGRDLGSPLRIVEAVMDVNAAQKDRMVEKTEAILGGELGGRKIAVLGLSFKPNTSDIREAPAIHLVDAFIKKGARVSAYDPAAMNEFKRIFSVDQVAYTSDPYEAVEGADVMVLVTEWNEFRNLDLMKVKELMATPAIVDLRNVYDPFKVREIGFCYSCVGRGVSSSGLCQ
- a CDS encoding ParA family protein, coding for MNYVSRETMTNLSSQRTSIIAIANQKGGVGKTTTAVNLAAGLAMLGQSVLLVDCDAQGNATSGMGLSSRQIDPHLYHMLVGTSGSAGVVRHTAVANLDILPSNTDLVGIELDLAERQEREGVLKNALSGLDHYDFIILDCPPSLGLMTINALVASNAVLIPLQCEYFALEGLSQLVQTIRLVKHNFNPMLHIEGILLTMYDHRIRLGYQVAMEVRTHFRDLVYRATIPRNIRLSESPSHGQPIFLYDPRSKGAEAYLSFAREFLSRHRRGL
- a CDS encoding ParB/RepB/Spo0J family partition protein; this encodes MKFKGGLGKGLGALIAEGDIYDAGSPGFFQCPIEKIHPNPNQPRKEMNGAALEGLAASIKEKGVLQPLVVREVSSGRYEIVAGERRWRAAQMAGLKTIPVVIKDVSPNEVLELALIENIQRQDLNPLEEAMAYKRLVDEVGLTQAQVASRVGRDRATVANFLRLLQLPDYAQRDLVEGRLTMGHARTLLMANDADTMRMMRDQIVSKGLSVRQAEDLARRLLLRGAGRKARQPSISDPDIEGIAKELSASLGLTVKISHGQKGGRIEIRYKDLDEFERIRYILKAV
- a CDS encoding sulfur reduction protein DsrE, with translation MKVTLMACSGDPEILWNAFRMGNLMLEQMDDVTIFLNGPSVNYQILASERYPLTNLAKLFTLSEGALLPEASSLTSTAWRKDITKGPNRPTCTG
- the topA gene encoding type I DNA topoisomerase, coding for MGKSLIIVESPTKVRTIKRYLGNGFDVRASLGHIKDLPAKSLGVDIENDFTPHYETIRGKAKVLKELKAAASGVQDIYLAPDPDREGEAIAWHIADELAGNGKKPVKFHRVLFRELTEKGIKEAISAPVELNKNKFESQQARRILDRLVGYQISPILWDKVKRGLSAGRVQSVAVRIVCDREREIRTFVPEEYWTIQVKLKAGHPPEFVARVTAKNGKKLIINNEDAAREIADFLKNAAFKVLKIQKKEKRRQPAPPFITSTLQQEAARRLRFSAKKTMTIAQMLYEGIDIGEEGPVGLITYMRTDSTRLASEAVDAARDFIKEMFGKDYVPPKAPSYKTGRLAQDAHEAIRPTSILRTPEAMTTYLSKDALALYELIWKRFVASQMAPAILDQTQVDIEAGPYMLKITGSIMRFLGFTAMYSEKKDEQVGADDDTGPVDLPPLSEGENLDLIDIIPKQHFTQPPPRYTEASLIKTLEEKGIGRPSTYATILSTIQEKEYVRMEQGHLLPTELGFIVTDLLVGHFSGILDTGFTADMERQLDEIEEGKLSWLEVLKGFYAPFKESLDTAKTEMKSIKWVGIETAIKCDKCGAPMVIKYGKTGEFLACSAYPVCKNTSDFTRDERGQIKPIGKETSHPSAGICEKCGRPMVVKKGRFGEFIACSGYPECKNTKPLTTGVPCPNPGCSGQIVKKRSKTGRTFYSCNRYPECQYVSWDEPVNEKCPNCGSPILVAKIGRDGKRTLRCPVKGCGYKKEAQ
- the dprA gene encoding DNA-processing protein DprA, with translation MALQIVPGIGSITLRRLVDHFGSPEAVLKAQTSELDATGWLSIRLKNAILAGPDWRLHKRCMETIEGLGVWTITYRDKEYPKPLGQIPDPPAILYGLGDRNVLNGKAVAVIGSRKASAYGIKAASEIASGLAEKGITVVSGLAPGIDFAAHEATLKSGGVTIAVKGCGIDVPYPRHDKAFIKRITSSGAIITEFPPGTAPEPKNFPIRNRIISGLCLAVVVIEAGLKSGSLITASCALEQGREVMAVPGSIYSNGSTGSHWLIKQGARLVENATDILDGFCIFQTGHAEPDVPNRPNIMSLGPEERLLYNMLDAYPVHIDEIVHSSGLPVAQVNGILLQMELKDLIQVLPGQMYQKK
- the rpmB gene encoding 50S ribosomal protein L28 — encoded protein: MSKTCEICGKRPGIGCKVSHANNRTLRRWLPNLQRVKALVNGQTRHIRVCTQCIRSGRVVKPTI
- a CDS encoding GSU2204 family CXXCH-containing (seleno)protein, which produces MDGSARYQDSEDQEYRGDLSLNRIILYKTDYNKFMHRLDHDKLENLEAHIFKGAGTPGAPVGLPFSSPIPGKNPDGTAITAGQSIIGAAAVYYTDHGPGDDYSVTRSEWNSRIVFNIPQIPELKLGFDHRMEKRTGCVQSRTMSKCSACHIEAYSKDINELTNDFIPKLSLRLEALVIDYSYMHREFDDSGDKMYNNYNKLASAHVAPFGPKLQFDGTYGALPFDRTPESTKDSHSLKLRYDIDKKNTVMAGAVYSVSTNRGTDSSYNALLGNYGKDLDLKSGSLFAKIHSRITKKLSLTAQVRYQTLNNDNVFINVNDQRQIDAFKNEPFSTYDFTRKSGYDLNLYTGGVDLTYKLSCTIAIMGGYEYRREERENNKEHNVPHDTDEHIFRLAGDWQLNNGPRFNLGYKLMLANDVYALYKAVCAPSGQFATYAGPATDNWNYYRTYAPNIYDARTGTRSNMPNRLHEIGLKAGWSPIQILFTNLYAKYRIGNNNEVDGRDWHQNLFTGGLNLVLAPNEKMAFSAGYNYFYDKYESMYCIAVYDG